A genomic segment from Torulaspora globosa chromosome 3, complete sequence encodes:
- the OXP1 gene encoding 5-oxoprolinase, whose amino-acid sequence MDFNKGNKIRIAVDRGGTFTDCIGNRGSGKQEDDVIIKLLSVDPKNYPDAPLEGIRRLLEVVEEKKIPRGTPLDISNVSSIRMGTTLATNCALERNGESCAFVTTRGFKDILVIGDQSRPNIFDLNIKKREPLYDMVLEIDERVTLEDYSEDPARHVSQADAAENTVVGKSGEVVRVLKVPDVNEVRSSLQLIYDSGIRSLAVAFLHSYTYPQHERLVGDIAKEIGFQHISLSSEVSPMIKYLPRAHSAVADAYLTPVIKKYLSGIQAGLVNSTNTSLQLMQSDGGLVEGDKFSGLRSILSGPAGGVVGYSSTCYDRGNEIPLIGFDMGGTSTDVSRFGDGKLDHIFETSTAGIIIQSPQLNITTVASGGSSQLFWENGLFRVGPESAAADPGPAAYRKGGPLTITDANLFLGRLVPEYFPKIFGPDEDESLDLEMSAKKFMELTKVINKDLGTSMTTDEVAYGFVKVANETMARPIRAITEAKGHVVSNHRLVTFGGAGGQHAVAVAESLGIDVVLVHRYSSILSAYGIFLADVVEEVQEPYFIPLEGLDSMPKIQKKLDELVERSRRSLVAQGFAESHIVVERYLNLRYEGTETSLMILQRNEEYAFERWFSEAHQQEFGFSFSDKSIIVDDIRVRAIGKSNVRNEESIDSQLQRCKRTIVDPAEEASFFKKVFFTDRRVNTPVYETEKMRYGAVIRGPAILADGTQTNIIPENCEATILKSHIFIKIVSKVEKVIGEEDNYIDPVMLSIFSHKFMDIAEQMGTQLAKTSVSTNVKERLDFSCALFDSLGNLVANAPHLPVHLGSMSTCIAAQAKLWEGKLKPGDVLVTNHPEIGGTHLPDITVISPAFSKADGSIAFFVASRAHHADIGGTLPGSIPPNSKELYEEGAAIYSELIVKEGIFQENLIRRLLLEEPAKYPGCSGSRRISDNISDLKAQIAANNKGIQLILKLMSENGLQKVERYMEAIQVNAADTVKKMLKRLTEHFGQTHFHSEDLMDDGTVIKLNVSLDIENEEYIFDFEGTSPQVYGNLNAPEAITTSAVLYCLRCLVDEDIPLNQGCLKRITIRIPKGSILSPVGGIAVVGGNVMTSQRVTDVILKAFNVMADSQGDCNNFTFGSGGTDPQTGLMKQGFGYYETICGGHGAGADSWRGSGWNGTSAVHTNMTNTRITDTEVLERRYPVILRRFSIRPQSGGKGKYCGGDGAIREIEFRHPVKASILSERRVIAPHGLNGGKDGSRGLNLWVRGSSGNSIINLGGKNTVNVSVGDRIIIMTPGGGGCGRVDTSDAYNN is encoded by the coding sequence ATGGACTTCAACAAAGGTAACAAGATCAGAATTGCTGTCGACAGAGGTGGTACGTTCACTGATTGTATCGGTAATCGTGGCTCGGGCAAGCAGGAGGATGACGTTATTATAAAGCTGCTGTCGGTGGACCCTAAGAACTACCCAGATGCGCCCCTGGAAGGCATTCGTAGATTGCTGGAAGTagtggaagagaaaaagatcCCCCGCGGTACTCCGTTGGATATTTCAAACGTCAGTAGCATAAGAATGGGGACTACGTTGGCAACAAATTGCGCCTTGGAAAGGAATGGCGAGTCATGTGCATTTGTCACAACCAGGGGCTTTAAAGATATACTAGTGATTGGCGACCAGTCTAGACCAAACATCTTCGATCTAAATATCAAGAAACGGGAGCCGCTTTATGATATGGTCCTGGAAATAGATGAGAGAGTCACTTTGGAAGACTACTCGGAGGACCCGGCACGTCACGTATCGCAGGCGGATGCTGCTGAGAACACGGTTGTTGGCAAGAGCGGGGAGGTCGTGCGAGTGCTGAAGGTACCAGATGTAAATGAAGTTCGTTCAAGTCTTCAGTTGATCTACGACAGCGGTATcagatctcttgctgtTGCCTTTTTACATTCATATACTTATCCACAGCATGAGCGGCTTGTGGGAGACATCGCGAAAGAGATTGGCTTTCAACACATCTCTTTGTCTTCTGAGGTATCGCCGATGATTAAATACCTTCCAAGAGCTCATAGCGCTGTAGCTGATGCGTACTTGACTCCAGTGATCAAAAAGTACTTGAGTGGTATCCAAGCAGGTCTTGTGAATTCCACTAACACCAGTTTGCAGCTTATGCAATCAGATGGCGGTTTGGTTGAAGGTGACAAATTCTCGGGCCTGAGGTCTATCTTATCGGGCCCTGCTGGTGGTGTGGTTGGTTATTCGAGCACCTGTTATGATCGGGGAAACGAGATCCCATTGATTGGTTTTGACATGGGTGGAACTTCCACCGATGTTAGCAGATTTGGCGACGGGAAACTTGATCACATCTTCGAAACGAGCACTGCGGGTATCATCATTCAGTCACCACAACTAAATATCACCACTGTTGCCTCAGGAGGTAGCTCGCAGTTGTTCTGGGAAAATGGGTTGTTTAGAGTTGGCCCCGAGTCAGCTGCTGCAGATCCTGGGCCTGCGGCATATAGAAAAGGTGGCCCACTGACAATAACAGATGCAAACTTGTTTTTGGGTCGTTTGGTTCCTGAGTACTTCCCGAAGATATTTGGccctgatgaagacgagTCGCTTGACCTCGAAATGTCCGCGAAGAAGTTTATGGAGCTTACTAAAGTGATAAACAAAGACTTGGGGACATCCATGACCACTGATGAGGTTGCGTATGGTTTTGTAAAGGTGGCGAACGAAACTATGGCTAGACCCATCCGAGCCATCACTGAGGCGAAGGGTCATGTTGTCTCTAATCACCGATTGGTCACCTTCGGCGGTGCTGGTGGTCAGCatgctgttgctgttgcagaATCTTTAGGGATTGATGTTGTGCTGGTGCATAGATACTCTTCGATTTTATCCGCCTATGGTATATTCTTGGCTGATGTTGTAGAAGAGGTGCAAGAACCTTACTTTATTCCCTTGGAAGGTCTCGATAGTATGCCTAAAATTCAGAAAAAGTTGGATGAGCTGGTAGAGAGATCCAGGAGATCCCTGGTGGCTCAAGGATTTGCCGAATCCCATATCGTTGTTGAAAGATACCTAAACCTAAGATATGAAGGTACCGAAACGAGCTTAATGATTTTGCAAAGGAATGAAGAGTATGCTTTTGAGCGATGGTTCTCAGAAGCCCATCAACAAGAATTCGGTTTTTCTTTCAGCGACAAGAGTATAATCGTAGATGATATACGCGTAAGGGCTATTGGGAAGTCTAACGTTAGAAATGAAGAATCAATTGATTCGCAGCTTCAAAGGTGTAAGCGGACTATTGTAGATCCTGCAGAAGAAGCCAgttttttcaagaaagttttCTTCACTGACAGACGTGTCAATACTCCAGTATACGAGACAGAAAAGATGCGATATGGCGCAGTAATACGAGGACCTGCTATTCTTGCTGATGGAACGCAAACCAACATCATTCCAGAAAACTGCGAAGCTACGATATTAAAATCTCACAtttttatcaaaattgtATCAAAGGTCGAAAAAGTGATCGGAGAGGAAGATAATTATATCGATCCTGTAATGTTGTCAATTTTTAGTCATAAATTCATGGACATTGCTGAACAGATGGGGACGCAGCTTGCAAAAACATCAGTGTCAACTAATGTGAAAGAGCGATTAGATTTTTCTTGTGCTTTATTCGACTCCCTGGGCAACTTAGTTGCTAATGCTCCTCACTTGCCAGTTCATTTGGGTTCAATGTCAACTTGCATCGCTGCTCAGGCGAAATTGTGGGAAGGTAAGCTGAAGCCAGGCGATGTACTGGTTACGAATCATCCTGAAATCGGGGGTACTCATCTGCCGGATATAACAGTCATTTCACCAGCTTTTTCAAAAGCCGATGGCTCAATAGCTTTTTTTGTTGCATCCAGAGCTCACCATGCAGATATTGGAGGAACTCTGCCCGGTTCAATTCCTCCGAATTCAAAAGAGCTGTACGAAGAGGGCGCGGCAATTTACTCGGAGTTGATAGTAAAAGAGGGTATATTTCAAGAGAACTTAAttcgtcgtcttcttctggaagagCCAGCAAAATACCCAGGTTGTTCAGGCTCGAGAAGAATAAGCGATAATATAAGCGATTTAAAGGCCCAGATTGCTGCAAACAATAAGGGAATTCAATTAATCTTGAAACTGATGAGCGAAAATGGCCTCCaaaaagttgaaagataTATGGAAGCAATTCAAGTCAATGCTGCAGATACAGTTAAAAAGATGTTGAAGCGATTGACAGAACATTTCGGTCAAACGCACTTTCATAGTGAAGATCTGATGGATGACGGTACTGTAATCAAGCTAAACGTCTCTCTTGACATCGAAAATGAAGAATAcatttttgattttgaggGAACTTCACCACAGGTTTATGGTAACCTTAACGCCCCAGAAGCTATAACCACTTCTGCCGTGCTTTACTGTTTAAGATGTTTGGTCGATGAAGACATACCGCTGAACCAGGGGTGTTTAAAACGTATAACAATAAGGATTCCAAAGGGATCTATCTTAAGCCCCGTCGGTGGGATTGCTGTTGTTGGTGGTAACGTTATGACTTCGCAAAGGGTGACGGATGTTATCCTTAAAGCCTTTAATGTCATGGCCGATTCGCAAGGAGATTGTAACAATTTCACATTTGGTTCTGGCGGTACGGATCCTCAAACTGGCCTGATGAAACAAGGCTTTGGATACTATGAAACAATCTGTGGGGGACATGGCGCAGGTGCTGATTCCTGGAGGGGATCAGGCTGGAATGGAACCAGCGCTGTTCACACAAACATGACCAACACAAGGATAACAGATACTGAAGTTCTCGAGAGGAGGTATCCTGTCATTTTGAGACGGTTCTCCATAAGACCTCAGTCTGGTGGAAAGGGCAAATATTGCGGCGGGGATGGTGCCATAAGAGAAATTGAATTTCGGCATCCTGTTAAAGCCTCGATCCTTTCCGAACGCAGAGTTATCGCCCCTCATGGGCTTAATGGTGGTAAAGACGGGAGCAGGGGTCTCAACTTATGGGTTCGCGGCAGTAGCGGCAACAGTATCATCAATTTAGGTGGAAAGAATACGGTCAATGTGAGCGTCGGAGATCGCATCATCATTATGACCCCTGGCGGAGGGGGATGTGGCAGGGTAGACACTAGTGACGCATATAACAATTGA